ACGAGCACGCCCCCCTGGCCGGCGAGCGCGCGCTCCACGATCGCGCGGCGCTCCGCGTCGGGCACCTGCTCGGTCAGCGCGGCGGTCACCTGCTCGGCGGTCTCGTCGCCGATCGCGACGCACACGACGGCGGTCATCGGGTCGTGCTCCGCCTGGGCGATCATCTCGCGCGCGACGAGCGCCGGGTCGGCGGTGTGGTCGGCGAGGACGAGCAGCTCGCTGGGGCCCGCGGGCGAGTCGATCGCGCACACGCCGGCCACCTGCAGCTTCGCCTCGGCGACGTACGCGTTCCCCGGCCCCACGATGCGATCGACGCGCGGCACCGTCGCCGTGCCGTAGGCCATCGCCGCGATCGCGCCCGCGCCGCCTAACGCGAACACCCGATCCACCTCGGCCAGCGCGGCGGCGGCGAGCACCACGCTCGACGGCAGCCCGTCCTCGCTCGGCGGCGAGCAGAGGACGATCTGCTCGACGCCCGCGACGCGCGCCGGCACCACGCCCATGAACACGGAGCTCGGATACGCCGCGCGTCCGCCCGGCGCGTACACGCCGACCCGCTTCAGCGGATCCGGGCGGCGTCCGACGACGATGCCGCGCTCCGGCTCGACCTCGGTCGCCTTCGGCCGGAACGCGGCGTGGACCGTCGAGATGTTGCGGATCGTGCGCTCCATGGCGCGCCGCAGCCCGGCGTCCATCCCTTCCAGCGCGGCGCGCCACTCCTCGCGCGGCACCTCGATCGAGGGCAGCGTCGCGCGGTCGAGCTCCCGCGCGAGCGCGACGAGCGCCGCGTCGCCGTCGCGCCGCACGCGCTGCACGATCTCCGCCGTGCGCGCGCGCACCGCGTCGTCGCTCGACGTGCTGCGGTCCGTGAGCCGGCGGCGATCCTCGGCGCCTAACGAATCGACGCGGCCCGTGAAGCGCAGTCGGGACTCGGGACTCGGGACTCGGGACTCGGGGGAGCCGTCGGAAGACAGCGGCACGCCCGACTCCGCGTCGGCCGCGTGCAGGTCGGCGTCGACGCCGGCGGACACGAACCTCGCGTCGTCATCCCGAGTCCCGAGTCCCGAGTCCCGAGTCCCGGACGTCGTGTCGCGCTCTCTCATGGCATCAGCCTCTCGATGCGCGTCACCAAGATCCCCTCGCCGCCGAGGGCCTTCAGTTGGGCGATGGTGCGGTAGATCGTCGCCGCGGCGACCACCGCGTGCACCGCCACGTGCGTGCCGCCGTTCATGATGTCGATCACGGTGGGGCCCGAGATGCCGGGGAGCACCTCCTTCACGCGGTCGAGCGCCGCGCGCGGCACGTTCGCCATCACGTACCGGCGGTCGCGCGCGCGGAGCACCGACGCGAGCGCCGCGACCAGCTCGTCGAGCGCGCGCGCCTTGTCGCTCGCCGTCTCGCCCGCGGCGGGCATCGTGCCCGGCGTCGCGATGAGCCGCGCGCTCGACTCGAGCACCGTCGCGACCTCGCGCAGCCCGTTCACCTTCAGCGTCGAGCCGGTCGACGTGAGGTCGACGATGACGTCGGCGATGCCGAGGTGCGGGGCGATCTCCACCGCGCCGGAGATCGGTACGACCGTCGCCTCGCGTCCGAGCGACGCGAAGAAGCGCGTCGTCACGCGCGGGAACACCGTCGCCACGCGCACCGCCCGCCCGTCGTGCACGCCGAGGTCGTCGGCCGTGTGCACCGCACTGTCCTCGCGCGCCGCGACGACGATGCGGCAGCGGCCGAAGCCGAGGTCGAGCAGCGCGTCGAGCGGCCGCTCGCTCTCGCACACGAGGTCCCACCCCGTGACGCCGGCGTCCGCCGCGCCGTCGGCGACGAACTCGGGGATGTCGGCGGCGCGCACGAAGATGGCCTCGAACTCGCCGCCGAGCGACGCGGTGAGCGCGCGGTCGCCGCGGACGCGTACCTCGAGCCCGGCGTCGTTGAACAGCTCGCGGGCGTCGTCGGCGAGGCGCCCTTTGTTAGGCAGTGCGATGCGTAGCATGGATCACGAAAAACGAAAAAGCCCGCCGATGGAGATCGGCGGGCCGCTGCGAACGAGCTCGGACGCTCGGGTGACTCGTCGTCGGTCACCCACGCGCACGCGCGTCGCCGCGGCCCGCCGGGCCGTGACGATGATGCACGTGATGATGGTGGTGCGCGCGGACGATCGACATGGCTCGCAACATAAGCGCGGGCTCGGCCTTGCGGAAGAGCGGTCGCTCTTGTGAGACTGCCGCGCTCGTTCGAGCACATCATCTCATCTCGAGTCTCTCTACCGTCCCATGAACAAGTCGGAGCTCATCCAGTACGTCGCCGACGAGGCCGAGCTGTCGCGCGTGAAGGCCGCCTCGATCGTGAACCTCCTGTTCGATCCCACGAGCGGCGTCATCGCGAAGAGCATCAAGAAGGGCGAGGTCGTCACGCTCACCGGCTTCGGCACGTTCGAGCAGCGCAAGCGCGGCGCGCGGACGTTCCGCAACCCCCAGACCGGCGCCCCCGTGAAGGCGAAGGCGAGCAAGGTGCCCGCGTTCCGGGCCGGCGCGACGCTGAAGGGGACCGTCAAGGGCGGCAAGTGAGCGCGCGCTGGCACGCTGCGTGAACTGCCCCCGATTGCTTTGGCGTCCCCGAGCCGATTAGGATTCCCCCCTGCTGGGGACGCCCAGCGACCTGAGGGCCTGCACGGTGTGGGTCCGGAAGAGTACGGCTTAGGAGGCCTCTCGATGCGTTTCTACGCGTATGCGTTTGCTGCCAGCGCCCTCGTGCTCGGGGCGTGCGGCGGTGGTGACAACAAGGCCGCGGACACGTCCGCCGCGGCGGCTCCGGCGGCGACGCCCGACACGACGGCGGCTGCGACCGCCGCGCCCGCGACGTCCACGACGGCGGCTGGCACGGCCACGGCGGCGCCCATCACGGGCAACACCGTCGAGGTGAAGATGATCGGCGACGCGCAGGGGTATCGCTTCGACCCCGCGAACGTCACGATCAAGAAGGGCGACGGCGTGAAGTTCACGATGGTCTCGGGCGGCCCGCACAACGTCGCCTTCGACCCCGCGGGCATCCCCGCCGGCGCCGACGCGCAGCTCGACGCCAACATGTCCGACAAGATGGCCGAGCTGTCGAGCAACATGAAGACGAACCCCGGTGATGCGATCACCGTCTCGTTCGCGAACGTCCCGGCGGGCACGTACAACTATCACTGCACGCCGCACCTCGCGATGGGGATGAAGGGCACGATCACGGTCCAGTAAGACCGCCGGACCACGATCGATCGCACGACTGCACGAACGCCGAGCGCCGGAGCCCACGCGGGTTCCGGCGCTCTCGTCGTCTCCGTCCACGCCGCGCCCGCCTGTGCTGCATGCTCCGCCTCGGACTCTGCTGCCTCTTCGTCGATGCGCCGATCCAGTTCCGCACGGCGACGCACAAGCACGTCGCCACGCTCGGCCCCGACGGCGGGCGCGCGTACCTGTCCGGCGCGGCGCGCGCGAATGCGGACGCGCTGCGGCGCGCCGTGGAGCGGTGCCACGCCCTCGGCATCGGCGCGTTCCGCATCACGAGCGGCATCCTGCCGCTCGCCACGCATCCGATCTCCGGCTACACCGTCGCGTCGCTCGACGACGGCGCGACGATCGGCCGCGCGTTCGAGACCGTTAGGCCGCTCGCCCGCGCGCTCGACGTGCGCCTGAGCTTCCACCCCGACCAGTTCGTCGTGCTGAACTCGGAGCGCGAGAGCGTGCGCGACGCGTCGGCGCGCGAGCTGGAGTTCCAGTGCGAGGTCGCGGAGGTCGTCGGCGCGGATACGGTCACGCTCCACGCGGGCGGCGGTGCCGGCGGCAAGCCCGCCGCGCTCGACCGCCTCACGCGCACGATCGACACGCTGTCCGACCGCGCCCGCGCGCGCCTCGCGCTCGAGAACGACGACCGGATCTTCACGGTCGAGGACCTGCTGCCGATATGCGTGCGTACCGGGGTTCCGCTCGTCTACGACGCGCACCACCACCGCTGCAACCCCGACGCGCTCACCGTCGACGAGGCCACGGACCGCGCCGCCGCGACGTGGGCGGTGCGCGACGCCGCGCTCGGCCCGCACGCGCACGAGCCATGGTTCCACATCTCGTCGCCGCGCGACGGCTGGGGCGCGCCGAACCCGCGCCCGCACGCGGACTACATCGACCCGGCGGACGTGCCGGACGCGTGGCGGGACCTGACCCTCACGGTCGACGTGGAGGCGAAGGCGAAGGAGCGGGCGGTGCTGGATCTTATGGAACGGCTGCGGCGCTGATGCGGCGGCGCTGATACGGCGGCGCTGGGACCGCGGCGCTGATACCCCGCGTTACCAGCGCCGCCGTATCATCGCCGCCGCATCAGCGCCGAGGTATCAGCGCCGCCGCATCAGGTGCGAGCGGAACGAACTTCGCTATACCTTCCCCCCGATGTCCGCCCCCACGTACCCGACGCCGGTCCGCCACACCGGCTCGTTCCGCGTCCCGCGCGAGGAGCTTGGGAGCGGCGCGTCGCGCACGCAGCTCAGCGCGATGTGGGCCGCCGCCCGCGCCCGCAACGCGCTCCGACGCCGCTGGCCACTCACGTCCGCGTGCGCGGCCGCGCTCGTGCTCTCGCTCGTCACCATCACGTTGCTTCCGCGGCAGGCCGCGCGGCTCGCGAACCTCGCGCTGCCGCGCCCCGGCGAGAAGGTCGACACGCTCGCCCTCGCGGCCGACGCCGCGGCGGCGCGGGCGGCGTTCACGACCGCCGACTCCGCGCTCCAGGCGAAGCGCGGCGCCGCGGCCCGCGCGCGCGCCGCGGAGATCGCCGCGATCCAGGCCCGGCGCGCCGCCGAAGCGCTCGCCGCCGGCGGCGTCGCGCGGCGCGACTCGCTGTCCGCCGCCGTGGCCGACCTCGACCGGCTCGTGGCGCGTGCCCAGACGTCGCCGCTTCCCACGTCGTATCGCGCGCTCGCCGAGGCGCCGGGTGTGCGCGAGGATCCGCGCACGCGCGTCCTCGTCGACTCGCTCGACGACATCGAGCGCGAGCGCGAGGCGTTCGGCGTCGTGAGCGGCGTCGACCCGGTGTACGTACAGCTCACGAACGCGATCAACCGCTTCGGCCGCGGCATCATGGCGATCGCCGACGCGCGCCGCAC
This DNA window, taken from Gemmatirosa kalamazoonensis, encodes the following:
- the hisD gene encoding histidinol dehydrogenase, giving the protein MRERDTTSGTRDSGLGTRDDDARFVSAGVDADLHAADAESGVPLSSDGSPESRVPSPESRLRFTGRVDSLGAEDRRRLTDRSTSSDDAVRARTAEIVQRVRRDGDAALVALARELDRATLPSIEVPREEWRAALEGMDAGLRRAMERTIRNISTVHAAFRPKATEVEPERGIVVGRRPDPLKRVGVYAPGGRAAYPSSVFMGVVPARVAGVEQIVLCSPPSEDGLPSSVVLAAAALAEVDRVFALGGAGAIAAMAYGTATVPRVDRIVGPGNAYVAEAKLQVAGVCAIDSPAGPSELLVLADHTADPALVAREMIAQAEHDPMTAVVCVAIGDETAEQVTAALTEQVPDAERRAIVERALAGQGGVLVAQTYDEAVAFANEYAPEHLLLTIGEPEISMVLARLRNAGTVFLGETSSVAYGDYMTGANHVLPTGGLARSYSGLSTLDFVRWTTYQRVSPRAADRLAYDVGRLADAEGLPGHAAAARAWLKPKHAHMKRHALNSAAKRIRNAEPSVERGAESVEDNS
- the hisG gene encoding ATP phosphoribosyltransferase, with protein sequence MLRIALPNKGRLADDARELFNDAGLEVRVRGDRALTASLGGEFEAIFVRAADIPEFVADGAADAGVTGWDLVCESERPLDALLDLGFGRCRIVVAAREDSAVHTADDLGVHDGRAVRVATVFPRVTTRFFASLGREATVVPISGAVEIAPHLGIADVIVDLTSTGSTLKVNGLREVATVLESSARLIATPGTMPAAGETASDKARALDELVAALASVLRARDRRYVMANVPRAALDRVKEVLPGISGPTVIDIMNGGTHVAVHAVVAAATIYRTIAQLKALGGEGILVTRIERLMP
- a CDS encoding HU family DNA-binding protein, which codes for MNKSELIQYVADEAELSRVKAASIVNLLFDPTSGVIAKSIKKGEVVTLTGFGTFEQRKRGARTFRNPQTGAPVKAKASKVPAFRAGATLKGTVKGGK
- a CDS encoding plastocyanin/azurin family copper-binding protein is translated as MRFYAYAFAASALVLGACGGGDNKAADTSAAAAPAATPDTTAAATAAPATSTTAAGTATAAPITGNTVEVKMIGDAQGYRFDPANVTIKKGDGVKFTMVSGGPHNVAFDPAGIPAGADAQLDANMSDKMAELSSNMKTNPGDAITVSFANVPAGTYNYHCTPHLAMGMKGTITVQ
- the uvsE gene encoding UV DNA damage repair endonuclease UvsE, whose translation is MLRLGLCCLFVDAPIQFRTATHKHVATLGPDGGRAYLSGAARANADALRRAVERCHALGIGAFRITSGILPLATHPISGYTVASLDDGATIGRAFETVRPLARALDVRLSFHPDQFVVLNSERESVRDASARELEFQCEVAEVVGADTVTLHAGGGAGGKPAALDRLTRTIDTLSDRARARLALENDDRIFTVEDLLPICVRTGVPLVYDAHHHRCNPDALTVDEATDRAAATWAVRDAALGPHAHEPWFHISSPRDGWGAPNPRPHADYIDPADVPDAWRDLTLTVDVEAKAKERAVLDLMERLRR